TCGTCGCCCTCGATCCAGGTGCCGTCGCTGGCTTCGACGCCGCCGACGGTCGGCGCCACGATCTTGAGCATCGCCCCTTCGCTCTTCAGCGCCTTCCGCAGCGCCTTCAGGATCGAGGCGTCGACGCCATCGGACACCAAGGCCCCGACCTTCCGCCCGGTGAACGACTTGGGGCCGTTCAGGATGATGCTGAGCGCCGGGGACGCCGGCAGATCGGTGCGGGTGGCGACGGCCGCCGGCGCCGGCTCCGGCACATCCTTCAGGCCGAGCCCCTTGGTGACCTTGCCGGCCAAGCCTTCATCGATGTTGCGAAGGTGGGCTACCATGCGCTTGCGGATCGGCAAGGCCTCGCACTTGGACAGCTCGAAGGTCAGCGCTTCGGCGATATGCCCCTGCTCCACCTCGGTCTGGCTGATGTAGAACTGACGCGCCTGGCTGTAGTGGTCGGCAAAGCTCTCCGCGCGAATGCGGAGCTTGGGGCCGCTTTCCTGAGCCGGATAACTGCGGAAGCCCTTGGTCTGCGACTGCCTCGGCCCCTCCTCCCATGAGTTGGGTTGGTAGTTGGCGCGGCCCTTGGGCACGTCCATCTGCATGTGGCCGTCACGCTGGAAGTTGTGGTAGGGGCAGCCGCGCGGCTGGTTGACCGGGATCTGGTGGAAGTTCGGGCTGCCGAGGCGCTTCAACTGGGTGTCGAGGTAGGAGAAGTTGCGCCCCTGCAGCAGCGGGTCGTTGCTGAAGTCGATGCCTGGCACGATGTTCTGCGTGCAGAACGCCACTTGCTCGGTCTCGGCGAAGAAGTTGTCGACGGGACGGTCGAGGACCATGCGGCCGACGATGCGCACCGGAACCATCTCTTCTGGGATGATCTTGGTGGCGTCGAGTACGTCGAAGGCAAAACGGTTTGCGAACTCCTCATTGAACAACTGAACGCCCAGTTCCCACTCCGGGTAGTCGCCGGCATTGATTGCGTCCCAGAGATCGCGGCGGTGGAAATCGGGGTCGGCGCCGTTGATCTTCACCGCCTCGTTCCACACCACCGACTGAAGACCCTGCTTCGGTTTCCAGTGGAACTTGACGAAAGTCGACTCGCCGGCGTCGTTGACGAAGCGGAAGGTGTGAACTCCGAAGCCCTCCATGAACCGGAACGAGCGCGGAATCGCGCGGTCGGACATGATCCACATGACCATGTGCAGGCTTTCCGGCGTCAGCGAGATGAAGTCCCAGAAGTTGTCGTGGGCTGTCTGCGCCTGCGGGAAGGCGCGATCGGGCGCCTCCTTGGCGGCGTGGATCAGGTCCGGGAACTTGATGGCGTCTTGAATGAAGAACACCGGGATATTGTTGCCGACAAGATCCCAGTTGCCTTCTTTCGTGTAGAACTTGACCGCGAAACCGCGTACGTCCCGAGCCAGATCGAACGAGCCCTTGTTGCCGGCGACTGTCGAGAAGCGGACGAAGACCTCGGTCTTCTCGCCCTTCTGGAAGACCTTGGCCTTGGTCAACGCGGACAGATCTTCCGTAGCCTCGAAGGTGCCGTGGGCTCCGTAGCCGCGTGCATGCACCACCCGCTCGGGAATGCGTTCGTGATCGAAGTGGAACACCTTCTCGCGAAAATGAAAGTCTTCAAGAAGCGTCGGCCCTAGCTCGCCAACCTTCAAGGAGTTCTGGTCGTCGGAGACCGGAATGCCCTGATTAGTCGTCAACACCTCGCCGCTCGCTGAAGCGTCCTGATGAAGTTCTCCGCCATGACCGCGTTGAACCTCCTGATCGACCATCTTTACGGTCGCCCGACCTTCGCCGGCCGTCGCCTGTGCGTTCCTATCCCGGGATCCCATTTTGGTGCTCGCTCCTGTGTTGAAGTCGTCAGGATATCCTGAAGCAGGTGTAATGCTAGAATCGTTCAAAAGTTCCTGTCTCAGGCCAACGAAATCTCGCCGGCGGTCCGCGCCGGCGCAGAGGAGCGCATCGGATGCGGTTTCGCGAGCAGCGGCACCTTCAGATGCTGCGCCGATCCGCCGCCGGCAGCCTATCCTTGCCAAGCATGTACAGGCCGCATCGAGCCTCTTGCGCAAAAACGCCAATTTGTCTATCTGAGCAGCGAGGGTGGCGGATCTTGGCGGCGCGCTAGCGAGCCGTTCTCTCGGTCATCCTGGTTGCTCGCGCAAATCGCGTGGCCTCGGTGAGCGGTGCTGCGTTTTTCATTCAGCACCTGTTTCAAGTTTCGGCGTTACAAGGAGTTGTTATGGCTACGGGAACAGTGAAGTGGTTCAATGCCACGAAGGGCTATGGGTTCATCGCACCCGACAACGGGACGAAGGACGCATTCGTACACATCTCCGCGGTGGAGCGCGCGGGTCTGACGACCTTGAACGAAGGTCAAAAGGTGGAATACGAGCTGGTGCCGGGGCGCAACGGTAAGTCGGCTGCTGAAAATCTCGTCGTCATTGATTGACGATCGGGCGCCGGGATCCATCCCCGGCGCCCTCATTTCCCGGACGTTGCCGCCAGTCCTGGTGGTGGAGCGGTGTCCGGATCTCCCCTAGAAGCCTGTTGCTGCAGGTCGCGGTTGCCTGCGCTCTTGCGTCGACGGTGTGGTGTCGGAACCGGACGGCGCCGGCGGCGTTGTCGAGACGGCGCCGCGCGCGCCTGCGCAACAGGGCACGAAGGGGATGTGGGTGCGTCGTATTCTGCTTTGGATTGCGGGCATTCTGGTCCTCCTGGTGGCGGGGGTGGTGGTCGCCGTCCTAACCATCGATTGGACGGATAAGGCCGAATCCGCCGCCAGCGCCGCAATAGGCCGGGAGGTGCGGATCGGGTCTCTCGATATCGATCCGGGATGGACGACAACCGCGCACCTCGCCGACGTCGAGGTGGCCAACACCGACTGGGGCAGCAGCGACGCTCTGTTTGCCCTGGAGGAAGGCAGCGTTTCGATCCGCGTCTGGCCGTTGATCAAGGGGCAGATGGAGATTCCGGAAATCGTGCTGACCCGGCCGGTGATCGCCTTGGAGACGAACGCCGAAGGG
This window of the Rhodospirillales bacterium genome carries:
- a CDS encoding catalase; this encodes MVDQEVQRGHGGELHQDASASGEVLTTNQGIPVSDDQNSLKVGELGPTLLEDFHFREKVFHFDHERIPERVVHARGYGAHGTFEATEDLSALTKAKVFQKGEKTEVFVRFSTVAGNKGSFDLARDVRGFAVKFYTKEGNWDLVGNNIPVFFIQDAIKFPDLIHAAKEAPDRAFPQAQTAHDNFWDFISLTPESLHMVMWIMSDRAIPRSFRFMEGFGVHTFRFVNDAGESTFVKFHWKPKQGLQSVVWNEAVKINGADPDFHRRDLWDAINAGDYPEWELGVQLFNEEFANRFAFDVLDATKIIPEEMVPVRIVGRMVLDRPVDNFFAETEQVAFCTQNIVPGIDFSNDPLLQGRNFSYLDTQLKRLGSPNFHQIPVNQPRGCPYHNFQRDGHMQMDVPKGRANYQPNSWEEGPRQSQTKGFRSYPAQESGPKLRIRAESFADHYSQARQFYISQTEVEQGHIAEALTFELSKCEALPIRKRMVAHLRNIDEGLAGKVTKGLGLKDVPEPAPAAVATRTDLPASPALSIILNGPKSFTGRKVGALVSDGVDASILKALRKALKSEGAMLKIVAPTVGGVEASDGTWIEGDEKVDGGPSVLFDAVVLLPSAAQAAVLADMPPVRDFVADAFAHRKFIGCGAHADPLLKKAGVLDAKDGGFVDLGTADDAGVFVTACRKLRFWQRENAVKSV
- a CDS encoding cold-shock protein, with the translated sequence MATGTVKWFNATKGYGFIAPDNGTKDAFVHISAVERAGLTTLNEGQKVEYELVPGRNGKSAAENLVVID